A window of Ruminiclostridium herbifermentans genomic DNA:
GGATTATCTGACTTACTTCCTTCGTACTTAATTTTGCTGATTCCCTTAAATATTTCTGACATAATAAAATCCTCCATTTAGTTTTAAATTTATTAATTAACCGTCTAAAACGCTTTTTATTTAAACTTGATAGCCAAATAGTTTCTGGAGTGGTATAATTGCTGCTCCAAGTGCAGAAGTATCTTCACCTAATTCCGAGGTTACTATTTCAACCCTTGATGCCGGATATTTTAGAGCCTTTGCAAAAGCTATATTTTTTAAATGTTCTAAAATATCCTCTGGGAATTTATTCAGTTCCTTACCTAGCACTATTTTAGAGGGGTTAATTGTATTAATTATGTTAGCTACCGCCAAACCCAAATAACCCGAAGCCTCAACTAAAATTACACGAGTAGCCTCGTTTCCTGCATTAGTTGAGCTAATAATATCATCAATAGTAATTGATTCTATATCTGTTATGTCTGCTATCAAGCCTTGCTTAATCTGCTTTTGGGCTTTTTCTATCATTGCTTTGGAAGATGCCAGCGTTTCTAAGCAGCCATAATTTCCACAACCGCATTTAGGTCCATTAGCATCCACCATAATGTGTCCTATTTCTCCTGCACTCCCGCAACAGCCTCTATATAAATTACCGCCTGCAAATATACTTGATCCAATACCGGACTTCATATTAATACAAACGAAATCCTTTTGATTAATACAGCATCCAATCCAATTTTCACATATTGCAGAACATATGGCTTCGTTGTCAACATATATTGGGAAACTGCCTATGCCTGCCAACATGTTCTCTAGGTTCACCCTTTCCCATCCAAGGTTTGGGGCAAATACAACTTCATGTGATATATTATCTATCATACCTGGGATTGATATACCAACACCCAATAGTCTTTCTTCTTTAATG
This region includes:
- a CDS encoding ROK family transcriptional regulator — protein: MKIGTIGNNKFLKELNETYLLELIRTNKQISKADLAQLTGLSPTACGIIVTNLLDKGYIREAGVGVSTGGRRPVLYELTPQSYFSIGVDIDVDYIRFILMDITGQVEYRDIIPSKSDYSVLATIELVEEKIRQIIQKNNIKEERLLGVGISIPGMIDNISHEVVFAPNLGWERVNLENMLAGIGSFPIYVDNEAICSAICENWIGCCINQKDFVCINMKSGIGSSIFAGGNLYRGCCGSAGEIGHIMVDANGPKCGCGNYGCLETLASSKAMIEKAQKQIKQGLIADITDIESITIDDIISSTNAGNEATRVILVEASGYLGLAVANIINTINPSKIVLGKELNKFPEDILEHLKNIAFAKALKYPASRVEIVTSELGEDTSALGAAIIPLQKLFGYQV